A single region of the Changchengzhania lutea genome encodes:
- a CDS encoding translocation/assembly module TamB domain-containing protein gives MSKNKDIDKQHAFFKKNRALRRLGRVILGILIFFVLIVLFIRSPWGQDIIKERLVSYISDKTHTEVSIDRLFLTFDGDIQLDGLYLEDKQGDTLIYSKTLEANIALWEIIRGRGMGVDALDWEGVRANITRKDTITGYNFEFLMDALSASNPSTPIDTTATPMHIVIGDLRLNDFKVVYNDAVVGIDSYYVFDALNADMEITDIETMEFAASNFELENANIKIVKKPIAATQDDSVPLPKLSSEKFFLKNVKFNYQSYVDRIEFDANFSDLYAEIPNINLEESVFDINRFDLKNSKIMLYTQTENNVVTEKIEAVVAEIDKDIQNFNWPEYRFSLTNYNLENNRFGYFVGNQQASKNTFSPNAILLNHIHLKGASIYIKEQQAGIDLESASLDDISGYKLEALSLSAKITDNTLDVKNLHVVLNQNKIQGDLKMAYPSFSALIDAPEKSKIDLNLPDFQLYLNDILKLQPHLKTNPYLKILGEKPLTGNIKASGYLSAVQLPMFNVFWGNTTHISANGTINYLTQPDKLQFNIPNFKANTKRQDLVRFIDEKSLSVNLPQDIELTGNSKGSLNAFKICTKLQTNQGIARIDGQFKNETTMAFNADISIEDYQMGNLLQNSNLGNLTLTMSAKGQGNNINVLNSDFEATVESFQLNNYAIQKLKISGQTKNGVGTLESKYKDDNLNLDLTAGVVLDSIAPEITMELDVIGADLQALGFMNRNVRTGLKLYANFKGDLTDYDVAAIVEDGVVVYDNKTYLLGGLDALAHVRKDTTSVALRNKVLDINLKSNTDPVTFSKALRRHVASYFYRDAVIPDTIANPVSLQLRGKIAQAPILTDVFLVNIKDLDTVDIALDFNEIKRELTANITAPHINYNDYEIDSLAFSMDTDVDKFNFNLGFGHINAGPISLPPSIIKGKQINNELSLNFLAYYQEENMMNIEAKITGNRERLRFHVLPEILLLNKEKWIIPNDNEIILTDKNLAFHHFRINKNNQSIEIIDKSPNISKKHIAVNYNDFKINEVLNYLNPEEKLAKGILNGKFVLQEPFGDTGIIADLSVSQFEVMDVNMGTFTMDGGFRGGDTYDLNTTLKGGDIDMDVNGNYIADIDGAKLNLNVDINAFQMKALTGFSQGAITDAQGAFTGNFKIEGSPLEPKYKGNLQFKDVDFKIAMLNSVFTLKDERLVIDENQLEMDNFTILDENNNTFVMSGHIGTESFLNPTFDLTINAENFKLIDATKEDNEFVYGTAIFDVQATVTGDLQIPKIDMNLNLDSDTDVTYVMPSATVNIEERDGVVIFVNRETPDAILTRTEAQTATLKGFDINADLSVGKNAGITVVIDQDTGDNFKVQGEGDLNFTMSPNGRMNLVGLYEISEGHYEMNLYGLVNRRFDIAKGGRVRWFGDPFDAELDVKAIYAVETSASSLMAPTFSSIDASAKGKYKQVLPFYVYLNIDGELMAPKISFNLDMPEDEHGAIGGQVYGRVQQINQQEDELNRQVFSLLVLNRFYPNAGSDGSQGGFATMARDNLNDALSDQLNLFSEKLFGNAGFEVDFGLDSYTDYQAETPQDRTQLDIAAQKKLLDDRLIVRVGSEVDLQGSSPIDEPTPLIGNVSLEYLITENGRYRIRGFRRNEFENVIDGQTIVTGISLIFTQEFNKFTELWDAMFQSQTQKEKQITTEKEQAEKALGQKEKDVNESMEKKKD, from the coding sequence TTGAGCAAAAATAAGGACATAGACAAACAACATGCATTTTTTAAAAAAAACCGAGCCTTAAGGCGATTGGGCAGGGTGATATTGGGCATACTCATCTTTTTTGTGCTTATCGTTTTGTTTATTCGTAGTCCATGGGGACAAGATATTATTAAAGAGCGTTTGGTTTCTTATATTTCTGATAAAACCCATACCGAAGTATCTATAGACAGACTTTTTTTAACCTTTGACGGCGATATACAATTAGACGGACTTTATCTGGAAGACAAACAGGGTGATACACTTATTTACTCCAAAACTTTAGAAGCCAATATTGCACTTTGGGAAATTATCCGAGGCCGTGGCATGGGCGTAGACGCATTGGACTGGGAAGGGGTTAGGGCAAATATTACTAGAAAAGATACCATTACCGGCTATAATTTTGAATTTTTAATGGATGCTTTGTCGGCATCAAACCCTTCAACTCCAATAGATACTACCGCAACTCCTATGCATATTGTTATAGGCGACCTGCGCTTAAACGATTTTAAGGTGGTTTATAATGATGCAGTTGTAGGTATTGATAGCTATTATGTATTCGACGCTTTAAATGCTGACATGGAAATAACGGATATAGAAACCATGGAATTTGCCGCTTCTAATTTTGAATTGGAAAACGCCAATATAAAAATTGTTAAAAAACCCATAGCAGCTACCCAAGATGATAGTGTACCACTGCCTAAACTGTCTTCTGAAAAATTCTTCTTAAAAAACGTAAAATTCAATTATCAATCTTATGTAGACCGGATTGAATTTGATGCTAACTTTTCTGATTTATATGCTGAAATCCCTAATATCAATTTGGAAGAGAGCGTATTTGATATAAATCGGTTTGATCTAAAAAATTCCAAGATCATGCTCTATACCCAAACGGAAAATAATGTAGTTACCGAAAAAATAGAGGCGGTTGTAGCTGAAATTGATAAGGACATTCAAAATTTTAATTGGCCCGAATACAGATTCTCATTAACCAATTATAATCTGGAAAACAATCGTTTTGGCTATTTTGTAGGAAATCAACAAGCCAGCAAAAATACGTTTAGCCCAAATGCGATTTTGCTCAATCACATCCATTTAAAGGGAGCATCCATATACATTAAAGAGCAACAGGCAGGCATAGATTTAGAAAGTGCTTCACTTGATGACATCTCAGGTTATAAACTAGAAGCCTTGTCATTATCTGCGAAAATTACAGATAATACTTTAGATGTTAAAAATCTTCATGTGGTATTAAACCAGAATAAGATCCAGGGCGACTTAAAGATGGCTTACCCATCGTTCTCCGCTCTCATAGACGCACCAGAGAAATCTAAAATAGATCTAAATCTCCCTGATTTTCAACTCTATCTCAATGATATATTAAAACTTCAGCCACATTTAAAAACAAATCCATATTTGAAAATACTTGGGGAAAAACCACTTACCGGAAACATAAAAGCCTCGGGATATTTATCCGCAGTTCAATTGCCAATGTTTAATGTGTTTTGGGGAAATACTACACACATTTCAGCAAATGGGACAATAAATTATTTAACCCAACCCGATAAACTTCAGTTTAATATTCCCAATTTTAAAGCAAACACAAAACGTCAAGATCTTGTCCGGTTTATTGATGAAAAATCACTTTCCGTTAATCTTCCCCAAGATATAGAACTTACAGGAAACTCTAAGGGAAGCTTAAATGCATTTAAAATATGCACCAAACTCCAAACCAACCAAGGTATTGCAAGAATTGATGGGCAATTTAAAAATGAGACCACTATGGCGTTCAATGCCGATATTTCAATAGAAGATTATCAAATGGGTAACCTGTTGCAAAATTCAAATTTAGGAAACCTAACCCTTACTATGTCTGCGAAAGGACAGGGCAATAACATTAATGTTTTAAATTCTGATTTTGAAGCTACCGTTGAAAGTTTCCAGCTCAATAATTACGCTATCCAAAAATTAAAAATAAGCGGTCAAACTAAAAATGGTGTTGGTACCCTCGAATCAAAATATAAAGATGATAATTTAAATTTAGATTTAACCGCTGGTGTAGTTCTAGATTCCATAGCGCCAGAAATCACTATGGAACTGGATGTTATTGGAGCCGATTTACAAGCGCTAGGTTTTATGAACCGAAACGTACGAACCGGTTTAAAATTATACGCAAATTTTAAAGGTGATCTAACAGACTATGATGTTGCTGCCATTGTTGAAGACGGCGTAGTTGTTTACGATAATAAAACCTATCTCCTAGGTGGATTGGATGCCTTAGCACACGTGAGAAAAGACACCACATCTGTAGCATTAAGAAATAAAGTGCTGGACATTAATTTAAAATCCAATACAGATCCCGTAACATTCAGTAAAGCTTTACGGCGCCATGTAGCAAGTTATTTTTACAGAGATGCCGTTATACCAGACACCATAGCAAATCCTGTTAGTTTACAATTAAGAGGGAAAATTGCACAAGCCCCTATTTTAACAGATGTATTTCTGGTTAATATTAAAGATTTGGATACTGTTGATATTGCTTTAGATTTTAACGAAATTAAAAGGGAACTAACAGCAAACATTACAGCGCCACATATTAATTATAACGATTACGAAATTGACAGTTTAGCTTTTAGTATGGATACCGATGTCGATAAATTCAATTTTAATCTCGGGTTTGGGCATATTAATGCAGGCCCCATTTCCTTACCACCCTCCATTATAAAAGGAAAACAGATTAACAATGAGTTGTCGCTAAACTTTTTGGCCTATTACCAAGAGGAAAATATGATGAATATTGAAGCAAAAATTACAGGTAATCGGGAACGTTTGCGATTTCATGTATTACCCGAAATACTTCTTTTGAATAAAGAAAAATGGATTATTCCTAATGATAATGAAATCATCCTTACAGATAAAAATCTTGCATTCCATCACTTTAGAATTAATAAAAACAACCAGTCCATTGAAATTATAGATAAATCGCCAAATATTTCTAAAAAACATATTGCCGTTAATTACAATGATTTTAAAATCAATGAAGTCTTAAATTATTTAAATCCCGAAGAAAAACTTGCAAAAGGTATTTTAAATGGAAAATTTGTACTTCAAGAACCCTTTGGCGATACTGGAATCATAGCAGATCTTTCGGTGTCGCAGTTTGAAGTTATGGATGTAAATATGGGAACGTTTACTATGGATGGAGGTTTTCGTGGTGGCGACACCTATGATTTAAATACTACACTAAAAGGCGGTGACATAGATATGGACGTTAACGGCAATTACATTGCAGATATTGACGGTGCCAAACTCAATTTAAATGTCGATATCAATGCATTCCAAATGAAAGCGCTAACCGGTTTTTCACAAGGCGCCATTACCGATGCACAAGGCGCTTTTACTGGCAATTTTAAAATTGAGGGCTCGCCTTTGGAACCTAAATACAAAGGTAATTTACAGTTTAAGGATGTCGATTTTAAAATCGCCATGCTCAATAGCGTGTTCACCTTAAAGGATGAACGTTTGGTGATCGATGAAAATCAACTTGAAATGGACAATTTTACCATTTTAGATGAAAACAATAACACCTTCGTTATGTCTGGCCATATTGGAACGGAAAGTTTCTTAAACCCAACCTTTGATTTGACTATAAATGCAGAAAATTTTAAACTCATAGATGCCACTAAAGAAGATAACGAGTTTGTATATGGCACGGCCATTTTTGATGTGCAGGCTACGGTTACGGGAGATCTTCAAATTCCAAAAATAGATATGAATCTCAATCTGGATTCTGATACGGATGTCACCTATGTTATGCCTTCTGCTACGGTAAATATTGAAGAGCGCGATGGTGTGGTCATTTTTGTAAATCGAGAAACCCCCGATGCCATTCTTACCCGAACCGAAGCGCAAACGGCCACGCTTAAGGGGTTCGATATCAATGCAGATTTAAGTGTTGGAAAGAATGCTGGTATTACCGTAGTTATAGATCAAGATACCGGAGATAATTTTAAAGTTCAGGGTGAGGGGGATTTAAATTTTACCATGAGCCCAAATGGCCGCATGAATTTAGTAGGGCTTTATGAAATTTCAGAGGGCCATTATGAAATGAACTTATACGGCTTGGTCAATAGACGGTTTGATATAGCCAAAGGCGGTCGCGTAAGATGGTTTGGAGACCCTTTTGATGCCGAACTTGATGTGAAGGCCATCTATGCAGTTGAAACTTCGGCTTCTTCATTAATGGCACCTACGTTTTCAAGTATTGATGCAAGTGCCAAGGGAAAATACAAACAGGTTTTACCGTTTTATGTGTATTTAAATATTGATGGTGAATTAATGGCTCCAAAAATATCCTTTAATTTAGATATGCCCGAAGATGAACATGGCGCTATTGGTGGCCAAGTATATGGACGTGTGCAACAAATCAATCAACAGGAAGACGAATTAAACAGGCAGGTGTTCTCATTATTGGTCCTCAACCGGTTCTACCCCAATGCGGGAAGTGATGGAAGCCAAGGCGGTTTCGCAACCATGGCCCGCGATAATCTAAATGATGCCTTAAGCGATCAACTCAATCTGTTTTCTGAAAAATTATTTGGTAACGCAGGTTTTGAAGTAGATTTTGGTTTGGACAGTTATACCGATTACCAAGCTGAAACGCCACAAGATAGAACCCAACTAGATATTGCAGCACAAAAAAAATTGCTTGATGACCGCTTGATCGTTAGGGTTGGCAGCGAGGTAGATTTACAAGGAAGCAGTCCAATAGACGAACCAACACCGCTTATTGGCAACGTGAGTTTAGAGTACTTAATTACCGAAAATGGCCGATACAGAATTAGAGGGTTTAGGAGAAATGAATTTGAAAATGTAATCGATGGACAAACCATTGTTACAGGAATTTCTTTAATATTTACGCAGGAATTTAATAAGTTCACCGAACTTTGGGATGCCATGTTTCAATCACAAACACAAAAAGAAAAACAAATAACGACGGAAAAAGAACAGGCAGAAAAAGCCTTAGGACAAAAGGAGAAAGATGTAAATGAAAGCATGGAAAAAAAGAAAGATTAA
- the tamL gene encoding translocation and assembly module lipoprotein TamL produces MTVSILGIIFNACSVKKYIPEDERLYTGAEVTIDSDSIIKNENLLKAELESVLRPEPNGKFLGMYSGLYFYYKNLKEKPGFINRWLYKKFGEEPVYQSDVKPYEVEELLRNRLENRGFFYSQASSSFTENDKTASVDYKVVVPTPYTMATYTLDSLPSPIYQDIHNIVKDSKLREGMRFDLSNLKMERERIDFNLKKQGYYNFNERFLIFEADTNQYRTKRFDLFLKLKKDVPEKGIVPYKLSKISVFPNYNVETDTISGPINRFNDKNYIQENLFFKPKYLDQFITLEEGQYYDSQKSKNTARRLATIGAYKFVNIQYQEKDSLLTDSLGMLEANIYLSPLNKRAIRAELQAVTKSNNFAGPAVALTFSNRNLFKGGETLNISTKFGYESQIGGKKNSGLSSIELGLKGELIFPRMLIPFKIKNEFFKYAIPKTKMSLSADYLSRTKLYTLLSGTGLFGYLWDANKFITHQINPISINYTRLSKTTEEFDQILDDNPFLKRSFEQQFISGLTYAFTYNGMVETNKKHQIYFETTIDVAGNSLSLFSKEENPGDPKTIFGLEYAQYAKADIDIHYHYNFGKQHILATRLFAGYGLPYGNSDVIPFVKQYFSGGPYSVRSFRIRSLGPGTYNGDFNNGNFFDQTGNIRLEANVEYRFPLINYLNGALFMDAGNVWNSKENPSLPGGKFSGDFLSELGMGVGFGMRVDVQGFIIRLDLAAPFHDPGLPKGERFNFDLDAPILNFAIGYPF; encoded by the coding sequence ATGACAGTATCTATTTTAGGGATTATTTTTAATGCATGTAGTGTTAAAAAATATATTCCCGAAGACGAACGCTTATATACCGGTGCAGAAGTAACCATTGATAGTGACTCTATAATTAAAAATGAAAACTTATTAAAAGCGGAATTAGAATCCGTTTTGCGTCCAGAACCCAATGGCAAATTCCTTGGTATGTACTCTGGATTATATTTTTATTATAAAAACCTAAAAGAAAAACCTGGCTTTATAAATAGGTGGTTGTACAAAAAATTTGGGGAAGAACCTGTTTATCAAAGTGATGTTAAGCCTTATGAGGTTGAAGAGTTATTGCGTAACCGATTGGAAAATAGAGGCTTCTTTTACAGTCAAGCATCTTCAAGTTTTACTGAAAATGACAAAACAGCATCTGTAGATTATAAGGTTGTGGTGCCCACACCATACACCATGGCAACCTATACCTTAGATTCTTTACCATCACCAATATATCAAGATATCCATAACATAGTTAAAGATTCAAAATTAAGGGAAGGTATGCGTTTCGACCTTTCCAATTTGAAAATGGAGCGCGAACGCATTGATTTCAATCTTAAAAAACAAGGCTATTATAATTTTAATGAACGCTTTTTAATTTTTGAAGCAGATACCAACCAATACAGAACAAAACGTTTCGACCTTTTTCTAAAATTAAAAAAAGATGTTCCAGAAAAAGGAATTGTGCCTTACAAGCTTTCTAAAATAAGTGTTTTTCCCAATTACAACGTAGAGACCGATACTATTAGTGGCCCTATAAATCGTTTCAATGATAAAAATTATATTCAAGAGAACCTTTTTTTTAAACCTAAATACCTTGATCAATTTATAACTTTGGAAGAGGGACAGTATTACGATTCACAAAAATCTAAAAATACAGCCAGACGATTAGCTACCATAGGTGCCTATAAATTTGTTAATATTCAATACCAAGAAAAAGATTCATTGTTAACAGATAGTTTAGGTATGCTTGAAGCCAATATTTATTTATCCCCTTTAAACAAAAGAGCTATTCGGGCCGAATTACAGGCAGTCACAAAATCCAATAATTTTGCAGGTCCTGCAGTAGCCTTAACGTTTAGTAACAGAAATTTATTTAAAGGCGGGGAAACACTAAACATAAGCACTAAATTTGGGTATGAATCGCAAATTGGAGGCAAAAAAAATTCGGGATTAAGCAGTATTGAATTGGGTTTAAAAGGCGAATTGATTTTTCCAAGAATGCTCATCCCTTTTAAAATTAAAAATGAATTTTTTAAATATGCCATTCCTAAAACGAAAATGTCTTTAAGTGCGGATTATTTAAGCAGAACTAAGCTGTACACTTTGCTCTCTGGGACAGGGCTTTTCGGTTACCTTTGGGATGCTAATAAATTTATTACCCATCAAATTAACCCAATTTCCATAAACTATACAAGGCTTTCTAAAACTACGGAAGAATTTGACCAAATTTTAGATGACAATCCCTTTTTAAAAAGAAGTTTTGAACAACAATTTATATCTGGACTTACCTATGCTTTTACCTATAATGGTATGGTAGAAACAAATAAAAAACACCAAATTTATTTTGAAACTACTATAGATGTGGCTGGTAATTCCTTAAGTTTATTTTCAAAAGAAGAAAATCCTGGAGACCCAAAAACTATTTTTGGCCTGGAATATGCACAATATGCAAAAGCTGATATTGATATTCATTATCATTATAATTTTGGAAAGCAACATATTTTAGCCACTAGATTATTTGCCGGTTATGGTTTGCCCTATGGTAATTCTGACGTTATTCCATTTGTAAAACAATATTTCTCTGGAGGCCCATATAGCGTTAGATCCTTTAGAATTAGATCTCTAGGTCCGGGCACATATAATGGTGATTTTAATAATGGTAATTTTTTCGATCAAACTGGAAATATTCGTTTAGAAGCCAATGTAGAATATAGATTTCCTTTAATTAATTACTTAAATGGCGCCCTCTTTATGGATGCCGGAAACGTGTGGAATTCCAAAGAAAATCCATCACTCCCTGGTGGTAAGTTTTCAGGAGATTTTCTTAGCGAGTTAGGCATGGGAGTCGGTTTTGGTATGCGGGTAGATGTGCAAGGTTTTATAATACGTTTAGATTTAGCAGCACCTTTTCACGATCCCGGATTACCAAAAGGAGAACGATTTAATTTTGATTTGGATGCTCCTATATTGAATTTTGCAATTGGCTATCCGTTTTAA
- the rpmA gene encoding 50S ribosomal protein L27 — translation MAHKKGVGSSKNGRESESKRLGVKIFGGQAAIAGNIIVRQRGNTHHPGENVYSSKDHTLHAYVDGLVKFTKKKDNKSYVSIEPFEV, via the coding sequence ATGGCTCATAAAAAAGGAGTAGGTAGTTCTAAGAATGGTAGAGAATCAGAATCAAAACGTTTAGGTGTTAAGATTTTTGGTGGACAAGCTGCTATAGCTGGAAACATTATCGTAAGACAAAGAGGGAATACACATCACCCAGGTGAAAATGTATATTCTTCAAAAGATCATACATTACACGCATATGTAGATGGTCTTGTAAAATTTACAAAGAAAAAAGACAACAAGTCTTATGTTTCTATTGAGCCTTTTGAGGTTTAG
- the rplU gene encoding 50S ribosomal protein L21, whose amino-acid sequence MYAIVEIAGQQFKVVKDQRVFVNRLQTEEGKKVDFDKVLLVGDGDNITLGAPAIDGALVGAKVLKHLKGDKVIVFKKKRRKGYRVKNGHRQSLTEIVIESIAASGSKKSKPAKAEKATPVKEETKKVEAPKAEAKKAVKKEVEVSDNLVTRAENRADDANIEMNIDKVLHSIGTATKAEADDLKEINGIGPAYEKRLNKVGIYTYEQISKLKAADRDELSGIDGVTREKIETEEWVKQAKALLKSK is encoded by the coding sequence ATGTACGCAATTGTAGAGATAGCAGGGCAACAATTCAAAGTTGTAAAAGACCAAAGAGTTTTTGTTAACCGTTTACAAACAGAAGAAGGTAAGAAAGTTGATTTCGATAAAGTTCTTTTAGTTGGTGATGGTGACAATATTACTTTAGGCGCCCCAGCTATAGACGGAGCTCTTGTAGGAGCAAAAGTCTTAAAGCACCTTAAAGGTGATAAAGTTATAGTTTTCAAAAAGAAAAGACGTAAAGGTTACCGTGTTAAAAATGGTCACCGTCAATCTTTAACTGAAATTGTAATTGAAAGTATTGCTGCTTCTGGATCTAAGAAGTCAAAACCAGCTAAGGCTGAAAAAGCGACTCCAGTAAAAGAAGAAACTAAAAAAGTAGAAGCTCCTAAAGCTGAAGCAAAGAAAGCAGTGAAAAAAGAAGTTGAAGTAAGTGACAATTTAGTAACTCGTGCCGAAAACAGAGCTGATGATGCAAATATCGAAATGAACATCGATAAAGTGCTTCACAGTATTGGAACAGCTACTAAAGCCGAAGCTGATGATTTAAAAGAAATCAACGGTATTGGTCCAGCTTATGAAAAAAGACTTAACAAAGTAGGTATCTATACTTACGAGCAAATCAGCAAATTGAAAGCCGCCGATAGAGACGAGCTTTCTGGAATTGATGGTGTTACTCGCGAGAAGATTGAAACTGAAGAGTGGGTTAAACAAGCTAAAGCCTTGTTGAAAAGCAAATAA
- a CDS encoding DUF4199 family protein — MNKLSLPIRFGLVTGIVLIAYFLVLALFDKHINPVFSFFNAVITAFGIYEAIRLNKLQNPETFGYAEGFRDGVITGTIATFVFTIFFLFYATEINAGFLPQLLQNMHGTFNTDIGMITFIVAIMGLATTVVATLTVMQLFKKSRNMPQNE; from the coding sequence ATGAATAAATTATCACTACCTATTAGGTTCGGACTCGTTACGGGCATTGTTTTAATAGCCTATTTTTTGGTTTTGGCACTGTTCGATAAGCACATAAATCCTGTTTTTAGTTTTTTCAATGCTGTAATTACCGCATTTGGTATTTATGAAGCCATACGATTAAATAAGTTGCAAAACCCAGAAACCTTTGGTTACGCGGAAGGGTTTAGAGATGGTGTAATAACGGGTACCATTGCCACCTTTGTATTTACCATTTTCTTTTTGTTCTATGCCACAGAAATTAATGCAGGTTTTTTGCCACAACTTCTTCAGAATATGCATGGTACTTTTAATACAGATATAGGCATGATAACCTTTATAGTAGCCATCATGGGATTAGCAACTACGGTGGTTGCCACCCTTACGGTGATGCAACTTTTCAAAAAGAGTAGAAATATGCCTCAAAATGAATAA
- a CDS encoding DMT family transporter → MMHRIININSLNSKWMYLFTLSIIWGSSFILIKKSLLGLSPIQIGALRTIITGLFLFSIGLKSLKTIQVKAWKWLIISGFLGSFLPGFFFAIAETEIDSAVVSILNSLVPLNTILLGAAVFKIASTKRQVIGVIIGFIGTSILIFKGADLNPNQNYLYAGFVILSTIMYALNVNIIKRYLQHVKPLAIATANYVAIIIPAVIVLLFSDFFTKATFENPEFKMAMVYITILSFFGTAMAKILFNKLVQMATPVFASSVTFIMPIVALTWGFLDGEDFHWLQGVASIIILIGVYLAHKTKPKMV, encoded by the coding sequence ATGATGCATAGAATTATTAATATAAATAGCCTGAATTCAAAATGGATGTATCTTTTTACATTGTCGATTATATGGGGAAGTTCATTTATATTAATTAAGAAGTCACTTTTAGGCTTAAGCCCAATTCAGATTGGGGCTTTAAGAACGATTATCACTGGCCTGTTTTTATTCTCAATAGGGCTTAAAAGTTTAAAGACCATACAGGTGAAAGCATGGAAATGGCTTATCATTTCCGGATTTTTAGGCTCCTTTCTTCCAGGATTCTTTTTCGCGATAGCAGAAACAGAAATTGACAGTGCCGTAGTCTCTATTTTAAATTCTTTGGTCCCGCTAAATACCATTCTATTGGGTGCTGCCGTGTTTAAAATAGCCTCAACAAAGCGCCAGGTTATTGGTGTCATCATTGGCTTTATTGGAACTTCTATTTTAATATTTAAGGGGGCTGATTTAAATCCGAATCAAAACTACCTATATGCGGGGTTTGTAATTTTATCAACTATCATGTATGCCTTAAATGTGAATATCATAAAACGCTATTTACAACATGTGAAGCCTTTGGCTATTGCTACAGCCAATTATGTCGCTATTATAATCCCAGCAGTTATAGTATTGCTTTTTTCAGATTTTTTTACGAAAGCCACATTTGAAAACCCGGAATTTAAAATGGCCATGGTCTATATTACCATCTTGTCATTCTTTGGGACAGCTATGGCAAAAATTCTCTTTAATAAACTCGTGCAAATGGCCACACCTGTTTTTGCGTCTTCAGTGACATTCATTATGCCTATTGTAGCATTGACCTGGGGTTTTTTAGACGGTGAGGATTTTCATTGGTTGCAGGGTGTTGCTAGTATTATCATTTTAATAGGGGTGTATTTAGCGCATAAAACAAAACCAAAAATGGTCTAA
- a CDS encoding heavy-metal-associated domain-containing protein: MKTLKNIIAIVIVTVFVMNCKNEVQPEVKTIAVEADVAAENKLDPNAKYAKAEFTIEGMTCAVGCAKTIEKKMSQMDGVKSATVDFDKKLAMVEYDEAKVNPVLLEETVTKVADIYKVTDMKTVADFSTAKSCDKRCCAGKTDAEKAACKEACCADKTSMDNKTACAADCKKACCAKKETA, from the coding sequence ATGAAGACATTAAAAAACATTATAGCCATAGTTATTGTGACTGTTTTTGTAATGAACTGTAAAAATGAAGTTCAACCAGAAGTAAAAACTATAGCCGTTGAAGCGGATGTTGCTGCTGAAAACAAATTAGACCCTAACGCCAAATACGCCAAGGCCGAATTTACCATTGAAGGTATGACTTGTGCCGTAGGTTGCGCAAAAACCATTGAGAAAAAAATGTCTCAAATGGATGGTGTGAAATCTGCCACCGTTGATTTTGATAAAAAATTAGCTATGGTAGAATATGATGAAGCCAAGGTTAATCCTGTACTATTAGAAGAAACCGTAACTAAGGTTGCTGATATCTATAAAGTAACGGATATGAAAACGGTTGCTGATTTTTCAACTGCAAAATCATGCGATAAAAGGTGCTGTGCTGGCAAAACCGACGCTGAAAAAGCAGCTTGTAAAGAAGCGTGTTGTGCCGATAAAACATCTATGGATAACAAAACAGCCTGTGCGGCAGATTGTAAAAAAGCATGTTGCGCTAAGAAAGAAACGGCATAA
- the gldD gene encoding gliding motility lipoprotein GldD, whose protein sequence is MIKKSQNKYVFKIITLSMVFGFVACGEDYVPKPKAYLRLEYPKADYTKSQLDLPFSFEMNKLATKIKSKNLSGTTTSYGLDIEYPTLKGTIFLTYKAIDNKKENFMLFLKDAENLTQKHMIKADEIPVTVYENKEKRVYGLFSEVKGDVASPAQFYITDSINHFLTGSLYFYAKPNYDSILPAANYLQKDMKHIMETVEWK, encoded by the coding sequence ATGATTAAGAAATCCCAGAATAAATATGTGTTCAAAATTATAACCTTATCTATGGTTTTTGGTTTTGTAGCTTGTGGTGAGGATTACGTGCCTAAGCCAAAAGCCTATTTAAGATTGGAATACCCTAAAGCAGATTATACGAAGTCGCAATTAGACTTGCCTTTTTCTTTTGAAATGAATAAACTGGCCACTAAAATAAAGTCCAAAAACCTGAGTGGCACCACGACCAGTTATGGTCTGGATATTGAGTATCCAACACTAAAAGGCACTATTTTTTTAACCTATAAAGCCATTGATAATAAAAAAGAAAACTTCATGTTGTTTTTAAAGGATGCCGAAAACCTTACCCAAAAACATATGATTAAGGCTGATGAGATTCCAGTGACGGTATACGAAAATAAAGAGAAACGCGTATATGGTCTGTTTTCTGAAGTTAAAGGCGATGTAGCATCTCCTGCACAATTCTATATCACAGACAGTATAAATCACTTTCTAACGGGTTCTTTGTACTTCTACGCAAAACCAAATTACGATTCTATTTTACCGGCGGCAAACTACTTGCAAAAAGATATGAAGCATATTATGGAAACTGTGGAATGGAAATAA